In the Deltaproteobacteria bacterium genome, AGCGGCGGTTCACGACCTACGAGCGGATCGAGGAGGAGCTCCCGCTGGTCGTCAAGCGGGACGGGCGCCGCGAGCCGTTCGACCGGCAGAAGATCCTGAACG is a window encoding:
- the nrdR gene encoding transcriptional repressor NrdR, producing the protein MRCPRCGHDDNKVVDSRAGKDRDVIRRRRECLSCQRRFTTYERIEEELPLVVKRDGRREPFDRQKILN